The following coding sequences lie in one Paenibacillus durus ATCC 35681 genomic window:
- a CDS encoding futalosine hydrolase, with product MIVTAVEAEAEAVRRGLGGAAGFTVIAAGAGPAAAAAGTAAALAAGSYGCVVSAGIGGGFPGRAAFGSLVVASELVHADLGAETPEGFRSAAELGFGRTHYPADTGRAARLAAGLAAAGLDVSTGPVLTVSAATGTAETAAALAARVPGAAAEAMEGCGVAAAALARNLPVLEIRAISNPVGPRDRDAWRIGEALEALAAAGPILSEVLK from the coding sequence CTGATTGTAACCGCCGTGGAGGCCGAGGCGGAGGCCGTCCGGCGCGGTCTCGGCGGCGCGGCCGGTTTCACCGTCATTGCCGCGGGTGCGGGCCCTGCCGCGGCGGCGGCCGGAACTGCCGCTGCGCTTGCAGCCGGCTCCTACGGCTGCGTCGTCAGCGCCGGGATCGGCGGCGGCTTCCCCGGCAGGGCGGCGTTCGGCTCGCTGGTCGTTGCAAGCGAGCTGGTCCACGCCGACCTTGGGGCCGAGACGCCGGAGGGCTTCCGCAGCGCGGCCGAGCTCGGCTTCGGCCGCACGCATTACCCGGCCGACACGGGCCGGGCAGCGAGGCTCGCCGCCGGACTTGCGGCGGCGGGGCTTGACGTGAGCACGGGACCCGTGCTCACGGTCTCGGCGGCGACCGGCACCGCAGAGACGGCCGCCGCCCTCGCGGCGCGCGTGCCTGGCGCGGCCGCCGAAGCCATGGAAGGCTGCGGGGTCGCCGCAGCCGCGCTGGCGCGGAATCTCCCGGTGCTGGAGATTCGCGCGATCTCGAACCCGGTCGGTCCCCGCGACCGGGATGCCTGGCGCATCGGCGAGGCGCTGGAAGCGCTCGCCGCAGCCGGGCCCATCCTATCGGAGGTGCTGAAATGA
- a CDS encoding 1,4-dihydroxy-6-naphthoate synthase — protein MNIAYSPCPNDTFVFHAWAHGLVPGAPKLNVTYADIDITNGLAADGTGPELLKISYAALPWALERYKLLPCGGALGRGCGPLLLTKGGPQDANSMSSLSGRRVAVPSERSTAYLLFRLWAAQQVPGGIGEIVVMPFHEIMPAVRDGAIDAGLVIHEARFTYTSYGLHMLVDLGSWWESDTGLPIPLGAIIARRDLDTDAVSGWIRTSLRHAWDNPEASREYVLSHAQELSPQVAKSHIDLYVNDFTMDLGENGYAAISALLNRAAGEGLVPPIDPALLR, from the coding sequence CTGAATATTGCTTACTCGCCTTGCCCCAACGATACGTTTGTCTTTCACGCCTGGGCGCACGGACTGGTGCCGGGCGCGCCGAAGCTGAATGTCACCTACGCCGACATCGACATCACGAACGGTCTTGCCGCTGACGGCACAGGCCCTGAGCTGCTGAAAATCTCTTATGCCGCCCTGCCGTGGGCGCTGGAGCGGTATAAACTGCTGCCCTGCGGCGGCGCGCTTGGCCGGGGCTGCGGGCCGCTGCTGCTGACCAAGGGCGGCCCGCAGGACGCCAACAGCATGTCGTCGCTGTCCGGCCGCCGCGTTGCCGTGCCTAGCGAGCGCTCCACCGCCTACCTACTGTTTCGGCTGTGGGCGGCGCAGCAGGTGCCGGGAGGCATCGGCGAAATCGTCGTCATGCCTTTTCATGAGATTATGCCTGCCGTACGGGACGGCGCAATCGACGCCGGACTCGTCATCCACGAGGCCCGCTTCACCTATACCTCTTACGGGCTGCATATGCTGGTCGACCTCGGAAGCTGGTGGGAGAGCGACACGGGACTTCCAATCCCGCTCGGCGCGATCATCGCCCGCCGCGATCTGGACACGGACGCCGTCAGCGGCTGGATTCGCACCTCTCTCCGTCACGCCTGGGACAACCCGGAAGCCTCACGGGAGTATGTGCTCAGCCATGCCCAAGAACTGTCTCCCCAGGTGGCCAAGTCACATATCGATCTGTATGTGAATGACTTTACAATGGATCTGGGCGAGAACGGCTATGCCGCCATATCGGCCCTGCTGAACCGGGCGGCGGGTGAAGGGCTCGTCCCCCCAATCGATCCGGCGCTGCTGCGTTAG